In Pseudomonas sp. P5_109, the genomic window GGCATGAACATCACCCACTCCGAAGCCTACCCGGCGTTTCTCTCTCGCTACGCCGAACGCGCCCCACAGATCGCCCCGCTGCTGCGCCGCTTCGGTGCCGAAGCGCTGTGCCAGTGGATTCATGACCTGGGCATCGAAACCTTCGTCGGCAGTTCCGGCCGGGTATTCCCCACCGACATGAAGGCCGCACCGCTGCTGCGCGCCTGGCTCAAGCGCCTGCGTGACAGCGGCGTAGTTATCCACACCCGCCACCGCTGGCTCGGCTGGGACGAGCGCGGCGGTTTGCGCATTGACAGCCCGGAAGGTGAAAGCACCGTTCAGGCCGATGCCACCCTGCTCGCCCTTGGCGGCGGCAGTTGGTCGCGCCTGGGCTCGGACGGCGCATGGATGCTGGCACTGGAGCAACAGGGCGTAGGACTGGCGCCGCTGCAACCGAGTAATTGCGGCTTCGAGGTGCAGGCCTGGAGCGAATTGATGGTCAGCAAATTCGCTGGCGCGCCGCTGAAAAACATCGCCATCGGCCTTAACGACGATGTCCCGCGACTCGGCGAATGTGTGATCACCGCGACCGGGATCGAAGGCAGTTTGATCTATGCCCTGTCGGCTCCGATCCGCGAAGCAATCAACCAGCACGGTTCGGCAACAATTCATCTGGACCTGCTGCCCGGCCGGCCTGTGGATAAAGTTCAGGCGGCGTTGAGCAAGCCTCGGGGATCGCGCTCAATGGCCAAGCACCTGCACAGCCAGTTGGGCATCGATGGGGTTAAAGCGGCGCTATTGCGAGAACTGACCAGCACCGACTGCTTTACCGACATGGCCTTGCTGGCCCACGCGATCAAGGCGTTACCACTGACACTGGTAAAAACCCGTCCACTGGACGAGGCCATCAGCAGCGCTGGCGGCGTGATGTTCGAGGCGATGGATGAGCGCTTGATGCTCAAGCAAATGCCTGGCGTGTTTTGCGCGGGAGAAATGCTGGACTGGGAAGCGCCGACGGGCGGCTATCTGCTGACCGCGTGTTTCGCCAGTGGGCGAGCGGCGGGGTTGGGGATGGTGGAGTGGTTGCAGTGCCAGGGCTGAAGACCGAGGCGCGCCCTTCGCGAGCAAGCCCGCTCCCACAGGGGATTTGTGAACAACACAGATCCAGTGTGGGAGCGGGCTTGCTCGCGAAGGCGGCTTAGCAGGCGTCGCTAGTATTAAGGCTTACGCTTACGCGGCCCAGTGTTGAACACCGGCACCTTGCGCACAGGCTTGATCGAAGGCTCCGCTGGCGCAACCTCTCCGCTATCCACCCACTTACCCAGATTGCGTTTACCACCGCCACCACCGGAAGCCTTGGGCTTCTTCGGTTTTTTCGGCTTCTTGATCACCTGGCCGCTGGCATCGGTATCCGGCACCCGGTGCTCTGGCTCGAAGTCCGGCTCGTTCTGCCGCTTCAGGGTCTGGCGGGTCAGCATCTCGATAGCCGACAGCAAATTCACTTCATCGGCGCAGACCAGGGAAATCGCCTCGCCGGTCGAGCCCGCGCGACCGGTACGACCGATGCGGTGGATGTAATCTTCGGCGACGATCGGCAAATCGAAGTTGACCACCAACGGCAAGTCTTCGATGTCCAGGCCGCGGGCGGCCACGTCTGTAGCGACCAGAATCTGCACTTCACTCGCCTTGAAGCGGTCGAGTGCACGCTGACGGGTCGCCTGGGGTTTGTCGCCGTGGATGCCGTCGGCATTGATGCCCAGGCCCTGTAGTTTTTCCACCAGCGCGTCCACGCCGTTGCGGGTCTTGGCGAACACCAGCACCTGCTTCCACTTGCCCTTGCGCATCAGGTGCACGAACAGTTCCGGCTTGCGCTTCTTGTCCACCGTCACGATCCATTGCTTGACCGTATTGGCAGCGACGTTGCGCGGGCTGACTTCAATGCTCAGCGGGTCGTTGAGCATCTGCCCGGCCAGCAGGCGGATGTCATCGGAGAAGGTCGCGGAGAACAGCAGCGTCTGACGTTTCTTCGGCAGCGCGCGGTAAATGTTCGCCAGCTCCTCGGAAAAGCCCAGGTCGAGCATGCGGTCGGCTTCGTCCAGCACCAGGGTTTGCAGTTGATTGAACTTCAGCGCGTTCTGGCGGAACAGGTCGAGCAAGCGGCCCGGGGTCGCGACCAACAGGTCGACGCCGCTGCGCAGCTTCATCATTTGCGGGTTGATGCTGACGCCGCCGTACACCGCGTAGGTGCGTAATGGCAGGTTTTCAGCGTACTGGCGCACGGCCTCGTGAACCTGCTCGGCCAGCTCGCGGGTTGGCACCAGGATCAGTGCGCGAACCGAATTGGCGGTGACTTTCGGCCCTTCCATGGCCAGCAGTTGCAACAGCGGCAGGGCGAAACCGGCGGTCTTGCCGGTGCCGGTCTGGGCCGCGGCCATCAGGTCGCGACCGGCCAGCACCGCCGGAATGGCTTGCGCCTGAACCGGCGTCGGAGTCTGGTAGCCGAGCGTCTCGAGGGAGCGCAGCAAGGGTTCGATCAGGCCAAGGGTGGCGAAAGTCATGGGAGTACCGTAGGAAAATTCAGCGCGGGTTGTTCAAAACAAGTGTGCAAAACAAGATGCAATGCCGCGCAGTTTACCCTAATTCACACGGGATTCTGTCGGTACTCCCTTCGCCACCACCGGCCGTTCTGGCGTGCGACGCCATTGCGGCAGGCCAATCAGCACCACGGCGCTGATGATCACGGCCATCGCCAGGGCTTCTTCGATGCCAATGGTCTCACCGACGAAAACGATTCCCAGCAACACCGCCACCGCCGGGTTGACGTAGGCATAGCTGGTCGCCGCGGCCGGACGCACGTGCTTCAACAGGTACATGTAGGCGTTGAAGGCGATGATCGAGCCGAACACGGTCAGATACGCCAGAGCCGCCCAGCCTTCGATCGGCGGGACCTTTTCCAGGTGTTCACCGCTGACCGCACTGGCAATCAGCAGCACCACACCCCCCACCAGCATTTCGACGGCACTGGCCATCGCCCCTTGAGGCAATGGCAGGTGTTTACTCCACACCGAGCCGAAAGCCCAGGTCGCCGCCGCGAACACCAGCAACGCCGCGCCCAACGGGCTCGATTGCAGGTTGGAGCCAAGATTGAGCATGGCAATGCCGATCAACCCGAGGACAATCCCGGCCCATTCGAGACGGGTATTACGCGCACCCCAGAAATATCCACAGAGCAAGGTAAACAGCGGCACCGTCGCCACCGCCAATGCGGCGACCCCGGAAGCCACCCCCGTGTGCTCGGCGACACTGACCGCGCCATTACCACAGGCGAGCAGCAACACGCCGATGACCCCGGCGGCTTTCCACTGCACCCAGGTCGGTGCCGGCGCCCCGCGCCAGCGCAGGAAGGCGTACATCAAGGTCCCGGCAATGACGAAGCGGATACCGGCGAGCAGCAGCGGCGGCCAATACTCCACACCGATGCGGATCACCAGGTAGGTCGAGCCCCAAATCACGTACAACGCGAAAAAGGCTGCGATCAACGGTAAGGGAAAACGACGGAGGCCAGGCATGGGGAGCAGCTCGCAGGCAATTCAAGTGAATGGCTATTCTAGAAAGGCCATCAACAGAAAATAAGTTACAAAACCTGTTTATCGCACCGGTACACTTTTCAAAACACGGAGATTCTTGCGATAAACCATGTTTTCGAAAGTCAGTCATTTTCAGGAGTCGCCCCATGGACAAATACGACCGCATGCTGCTCAGCGCCCTGCTGGAAAACGGTCGCGCGTCCTACGCGGACCTGGCGCGCAAGGTCAATCTGTCCGCCCCGGCGGTGGCCGAGCGCGTGGCCAAGCTCGAAGCCAGCGGCGTGATCACCGGCTATCAGGCGAAAGTCGACATGGCCAAGCTCGGCCTGCCCATCCAGTGCGTGATCGAACTGCGCCTGAACCAGCACGGCAACCAGAAAGCCTACGACGACCTGATCAAAATCCCGCAGTTGACCGAATGTCATCGGGTGACCGGTGACCCCTGCGTGATCATGCAAGCGGCGGTGGGCTCGATGCCGGAGCTGGAAGAGCTGATCAACCGGATTGCAACGTTCGGGTTCAGCAAGACGTCGATCGTGTTGTCGAGTGCGATTGAGAAGCGGGTGCCGTTGGGACACATTGAAGGGAACCTGTAGGAGCGAGCCTGCTCGCGATGGTCGCCAACGATAACGCGGGATACCTGACACCCCGCACTGATCTCGGGTTCATCGCGAGCAGGCTCGCTCCTACAGGGGGTATGCGGTGTTTTCAGAAGCCGCGATAACGCTTGAGGTGCTCGCCTACCTTCGCCGCCGGGACCTTCTGCAACTTGCACAGCAAGTCATGGGACAGCTCGCGCAAACCATGCTTGTGCCGCAACTCCTCAGCCAAGTGCGCCGTCAGGTTGGCCGCCATCTCGGCATCGGCCATGGCCCGGTGGGCCTTGCCGGTGTGGGGCAGGTTGGCAAACGTGGTGAGGGTGCCGAGTTTGTGGTTCGGCGCGGCGGGCATCAGGCGGCGGGCCAGTAGCAACGAGCAGGCAAAGTTCTGCAAGCGGGTGCGTTTGATTCGCCCCAGCTCAAAGTCCCAGAACTTCTGGTCGAATGCGGCGTTGTGCGCCAGCAGTGGCGTAGTGCCGACGAACTCATTGACCTCGTTCATCACCTGCTCGGCGGGCGGCGCGGTGCGCAGCATGGCATTGCTGATGCCAGTGAGTTGCTCGATGAAGGCCGGGACGCGTACGCCGGCGTTCATCAGGCTCTGGTAACGCTCGACGATGCGCCCCTGTTCAAGGATCACCACGGCAATTTCCGTGGCCCGGCAGCTGCTGCTCGGGGAGATCCCGGTGGTTTCAAAGTCGATGACTGCTATGCGTTCCAAACCTGGTTGAACTCCGTAAAAATCAATTCTTGAGCAGCAACGCGCCTTCGATCGGCACGTAGCGGCTGGCGGCGCGGATCAGCGAGTTGGCCGTGAGGCCTGGCACGCCGTAGGCCACCGCCTGTACCCCGTGTTTGCTGATGATGCG contains:
- a CDS encoding TIGR03862 family flavoprotein gives rise to the protein MTQSSPALTPHVAIIGGGPAGLMAAEVLSQAGIKVDLYDGMPSVGRKFLLAGVGGMNITHSEAYPAFLSRYAERAPQIAPLLRRFGAEALCQWIHDLGIETFVGSSGRVFPTDMKAAPLLRAWLKRLRDSGVVIHTRHRWLGWDERGGLRIDSPEGESTVQADATLLALGGGSWSRLGSDGAWMLALEQQGVGLAPLQPSNCGFEVQAWSELMVSKFAGAPLKNIAIGLNDDVPRLGECVITATGIEGSLIYALSAPIREAINQHGSATIHLDLLPGRPVDKVQAALSKPRGSRSMAKHLHSQLGIDGVKAALLRELTSTDCFTDMALLAHAIKALPLTLVKTRPLDEAISSAGGVMFEAMDERLMLKQMPGVFCAGEMLDWEAPTGGYLLTACFASGRAAGLGMVEWLQCQG
- a CDS encoding DEAD/DEAH box helicase — translated: MTFATLGLIEPLLRSLETLGYQTPTPVQAQAIPAVLAGRDLMAAAQTGTGKTAGFALPLLQLLAMEGPKVTANSVRALILVPTRELAEQVHEAVRQYAENLPLRTYAVYGGVSINPQMMKLRSGVDLLVATPGRLLDLFRQNALKFNQLQTLVLDEADRMLDLGFSEELANIYRALPKKRQTLLFSATFSDDIRLLAGQMLNDPLSIEVSPRNVAANTVKQWIVTVDKKRKPELFVHLMRKGKWKQVLVFAKTRNGVDALVEKLQGLGINADGIHGDKPQATRQRALDRFKASEVQILVATDVAARGLDIEDLPLVVNFDLPIVAEDYIHRIGRTGRAGSTGEAISLVCADEVNLLSAIEMLTRQTLKRQNEPDFEPEHRVPDTDASGQVIKKPKKPKKPKASGGGGGKRNLGKWVDSGEVAPAEPSIKPVRKVPVFNTGPRKRKP
- the yedA gene encoding drug/metabolite exporter YedA; translation: MPGLRRFPLPLIAAFFALYVIWGSTYLVIRIGVEYWPPLLLAGIRFVIAGTLMYAFLRWRGAPAPTWVQWKAAGVIGVLLLACGNGAVSVAEHTGVASGVAALAVATVPLFTLLCGYFWGARNTRLEWAGIVLGLIGIAMLNLGSNLQSSPLGAALLVFAAATWAFGSVWSKHLPLPQGAMASAVEMLVGGVVLLIASAVSGEHLEKVPPIEGWAALAYLTVFGSIIAFNAYMYLLKHVRPAAATSYAYVNPAVAVLLGIVFVGETIGIEEALAMAVIISAVVLIGLPQWRRTPERPVVAKGVPTESRVN
- a CDS encoding Lrp/AsnC family transcriptional regulator, with the protein product MDKYDRMLLSALLENGRASYADLARKVNLSAPAVAERVAKLEASGVITGYQAKVDMAKLGLPIQCVIELRLNQHGNQKAYDDLIKIPQLTECHRVTGDPCVIMQAAVGSMPELEELINRIATFGFSKTSIVLSSAIEKRVPLGHIEGNL
- a CDS encoding PolC-type DNA polymerase III; the encoded protein is MERIAVIDFETTGISPSSSCRATEIAVVILEQGRIVERYQSLMNAGVRVPAFIEQLTGISNAMLRTAPPAEQVMNEVNEFVGTTPLLAHNAAFDQKFWDFELGRIKRTRLQNFACSLLLARRLMPAAPNHKLGTLTTFANLPHTGKAHRAMADAEMAANLTAHLAEELRHKHGLRELSHDLLCKLQKVPAAKVGEHLKRYRGF